One segment of Streptomyces sp. YIM 121038 DNA contains the following:
- a CDS encoding DUF1062 domain-containing protein, protein MLTSWVVMPTCLPTVLRRCAACASGRFRANGKFRVNAHHKLLDAWLLVLCTACGDTAKLTVLERTNVRSIHPGLLGRMHDNDPSLAAELLQDPVLRRRNRVALDWDGAWRLDTGGSDHLDREVLDVSVRFAARIPVRPARLIAEGCGLSRAEVERLVAEGKLVSAVRLSGKHSSDFTFTLKR, encoded by the coding sequence GTGCTCACTAGCTGGGTGGTCATGCCCACCTGCCTGCCGACCGTCCTCCGCCGCTGCGCCGCGTGCGCGTCCGGCCGCTTCCGGGCGAACGGCAAGTTCCGTGTCAACGCCCACCACAAGCTCCTCGACGCCTGGCTCCTCGTGCTCTGCACCGCCTGCGGGGACACGGCGAAACTCACCGTCCTGGAGCGGACGAACGTGCGCTCCATCCACCCCGGACTCCTTGGCCGGATGCACGACAACGACCCTTCCCTGGCAGCCGAACTGCTCCAGGACCCGGTCCTGCGGCGCCGCAACCGCGTCGCCCTCGACTGGGACGGGGCCTGGCGTCTGGACACCGGCGGATCGGATCACCTGGACCGCGAGGTACTGGACGTCTCGGTCCGCTTCGCGGCCCGGATCCCCGTCCGTCCGGCACGCCTGATCGCCGAGGGCTGCGGCCTCTCGCGGGCCGAGGTCGAACGGCTCGTAGCGGAGGGGAAGCTCGTCTCGGCGGTCCGGCTGAGCGGCAAGCACTCCAGCGACTTCACCTTCACGCTGAAGCGCTGA
- a CDS encoding LuxR C-terminal-related transcriptional regulator: MGFGFTQRRGGQLPVERTGFVGRSDDLARVQEAFARAPLVTLVGPGGVGKSRTALRVAAAVTEDFPDGVWLAELSGLRDPELVPATLAAVLDLPEQPGMEPLDAVVAHLRARRLLLVLDTCEHLVDACALLCDVLLREAAGVAVLATSRQPLDVPGERCLPLAPLPADDALELFAQRAAAVVPDFTVHDSNRAQVGALVERLDGIPLALELAAVRLRAVPLAQLVARLDQRFGVLTGGRRTELARHQTLRTAIDWSYELCAPAERLLWARLSVFAGPFELATAERVCAGGGLGARDVLEALVGLVDKSVVQHLGGSTGRYRLLDTIRAYGGERLDDPDGKGHADDAVSVRERHFAHYQELGQRLWDELLTPAQAALYREAREAVADLRAALGHAFATPERAPQGLWLAAQLAPFWRAVGTLSEGRYWIDKGLDLVPEERAERAWGLFLSGVLAVWSGDLMAAPGLFEEAREVAVRCGEPRVVLFTEPYLGAMRALCGEVDEGLAELERGRRRIVEAGDLLGIGVVHYEGALLRAVLGDVDGALELCATGLAHLEDTGDRQLYASTLMVQGVVLWLAGRHDESAPPLRRALDAVSEVGDVLVAALCCLGLAGHSAQQERYARAAWLLGYAESARRLTGDPVAMLPSLLDEQEAVQRAVRGALGEAVFARWHGLGARLTGTEVLAAVRADLDVPASARSLPGARRGHAADALTPREREVAALVARGLSNREIAERLVISKRTADTHVERILAKLDLTSRADVRAALED, from the coding sequence ATGGGATTCGGCTTCACGCAGCGACGCGGCGGGCAACTGCCCGTGGAGCGGACGGGTTTCGTCGGGCGGTCCGACGACCTCGCCCGGGTCCAGGAGGCGTTCGCGCGGGCTCCGCTGGTCACCCTGGTGGGTCCCGGCGGCGTCGGCAAGAGCCGCACGGCGCTGCGCGTGGCCGCCGCGGTCACGGAGGACTTCCCCGACGGAGTGTGGCTCGCGGAGCTGTCCGGCCTGCGCGACCCCGAGCTCGTGCCCGCGACCCTGGCCGCCGTGCTCGACCTGCCCGAACAGCCGGGGATGGAGCCGCTGGACGCGGTGGTGGCGCATCTGCGGGCGCGCCGTCTGCTGCTCGTCCTCGACACCTGCGAGCACCTCGTGGACGCGTGCGCGCTGCTCTGTGACGTCCTGCTGCGGGAGGCCGCGGGCGTGGCGGTCCTCGCCACCAGCAGGCAGCCGCTGGACGTGCCCGGCGAGCGGTGTCTGCCGCTCGCGCCGCTCCCGGCCGACGACGCCCTGGAGCTGTTCGCGCAGCGCGCGGCCGCCGTCGTACCGGACTTCACCGTCCACGACAGCAACCGGGCGCAGGTGGGGGCGCTCGTGGAGCGCCTCGACGGCATTCCCCTCGCCCTCGAACTGGCCGCCGTACGACTGCGGGCCGTGCCGCTCGCCCAGCTCGTCGCGCGCCTCGACCAGCGCTTCGGGGTGCTCACCGGCGGGCGCCGCACGGAGCTGGCCCGGCACCAGACGCTGCGTACGGCGATCGACTGGTCGTACGAGCTGTGCGCGCCCGCGGAGCGGCTGCTGTGGGCGCGCCTCTCGGTGTTCGCCGGCCCCTTCGAGCTGGCGACGGCGGAGCGGGTGTGCGCGGGCGGCGGCCTGGGGGCCCGGGACGTCCTGGAGGCGCTCGTCGGGCTCGTCGACAAGTCGGTGGTGCAGCACCTGGGCGGAAGCACGGGCCGCTACCGCCTCCTCGACACGATCCGCGCGTACGGCGGGGAACGGCTCGACGACCCCGACGGCAAGGGGCACGCGGACGACGCGGTGAGCGTGCGGGAGCGGCACTTCGCGCACTACCAGGAGCTGGGGCAGCGGCTGTGGGACGAACTCCTGACCCCGGCGCAGGCCGCGCTGTACCGGGAGGCGCGGGAGGCGGTCGCCGATCTGCGGGCGGCCCTGGGGCACGCGTTCGCCACCCCGGAGCGCGCCCCGCAAGGGCTGTGGCTCGCGGCGCAGTTGGCGCCGTTCTGGCGTGCGGTGGGGACGCTCTCGGAGGGGCGGTACTGGATCGACAAGGGGCTCGACCTGGTGCCCGAGGAGCGTGCGGAGCGGGCCTGGGGCCTGTTCCTCTCCGGGGTGCTCGCCGTGTGGAGCGGCGACCTCATGGCGGCGCCGGGCCTGTTCGAGGAGGCGCGTGAGGTGGCGGTGCGCTGCGGCGAGCCGCGCGTGGTGCTGTTCACCGAGCCGTATCTGGGGGCCATGCGCGCGCTGTGCGGCGAGGTCGACGAGGGCCTGGCCGAGCTGGAGCGGGGGCGGCGGCGGATCGTGGAGGCCGGGGACCTGCTCGGCATCGGCGTGGTCCACTACGAGGGCGCCCTCCTGCGGGCCGTCCTCGGCGACGTCGACGGCGCCCTGGAGCTGTGCGCGACCGGGCTCGCCCACCTCGAGGACACCGGGGACCGGCAGCTCTACGCCTCGACGCTGATGGTGCAGGGCGTCGTCCTGTGGCTCGCCGGGCGGCACGACGAGAGCGCCCCACCGCTGCGCCGGGCCCTCGACGCCGTGAGCGAGGTCGGGGACGTGCTGGTCGCCGCGCTGTGCTGTCTGGGGCTCGCCGGGCACTCCGCCCAGCAGGAACGGTACGCCCGCGCCGCCTGGCTGCTGGGGTACGCGGAGAGCGCGCGGCGGCTGACCGGGGATCCGGTGGCCATGCTGCCCTCGCTCCTGGACGAGCAGGAGGCGGTGCAGCGGGCCGTGCGCGGCGCCCTGGGCGAGGCGGTGTTCGCGCGCTGGCACGGGCTCGGGGCGCGGCTCACGGGCACGGAGGTCCTCGCGGCGGTGCGGGCCGACCTCGACGTGCCCGCGTCGGCGCGGTCCCTGCCCGGTGCCCGCCGGGGCCACGCGGCCGACGCCCTCACCCCCCGCGAGCGCGAGGTCGCCGCGCTCGTCGCGCGGGGCCTGTCCAACCGGGAGATCGCCGAACGCCTGGTCATCTCCAAGCGCACCGCCGACACCCACGTCGAGCGCATCCTCGCCAAGCTGGACCTCACCTCGCGCGCCGACGTCCGGGCGGCGCTGGAGGACTGA
- a CDS encoding NIPSNAP family protein: MPRTTPPAGPADRPSVIELRQYTLRPGRRDELIALFDRELVEPQEDTGMAVLGQFRDLDAPDRFVWLRGFRDMATRHRALTSFYGGPVWAEHGPRANSTMVDSDDVLLLRPLADGSGLAPRPEARPGRDAAAPDRFVSATVWSFPPGRDTGVELIRGGLLPALAATGPAPLAALTTETAPNTFSRLPVRTGENAVVVLTSYADEDACRRHRAAVRADRLVRDEILPGVEREQTAPAQQLRLAPTARSLIGTAR, from the coding sequence ATGCCGCGCACCACCCCGCCCGCCGGTCCCGCCGACCGCCCCTCGGTGATCGAACTCCGTCAGTACACGCTCCGCCCCGGCCGCCGCGACGAACTCATCGCCCTGTTCGACCGGGAGCTGGTCGAGCCCCAGGAGGACACCGGGATGGCCGTCCTCGGCCAGTTCCGCGATCTGGACGCCCCCGACCGCTTCGTGTGGCTGCGCGGGTTCCGCGACATGGCGACGCGCCACCGGGCGCTGACGTCGTTCTACGGGGGTCCCGTCTGGGCCGAGCACGGGCCGCGGGCGAACAGCACCATGGTCGATTCCGACGACGTCCTGCTGCTGCGCCCCCTGGCGGACGGGAGCGGCCTCGCGCCGCGCCCGGAGGCCCGGCCCGGTCGTGACGCGGCCGCGCCGGACCGCTTCGTGTCCGCCACCGTCTGGTCCTTCCCGCCGGGGCGCGACACGGGCGTCGAGCTGATCCGCGGCGGACTCCTTCCCGCCCTGGCGGCCACGGGGCCCGCTCCCCTGGCCGCCCTCACCACCGAGACGGCGCCCAACACCTTCTCGCGCCTTCCGGTGCGCACCGGCGAGAACGCCGTCGTCGTCCTCACGTCGTACGCGGACGAGGACGCCTGCCGACGCCACCGTGCCGCCGTACGGGCCGACCGGCTGGTGCGCGACGAGATCCTGCCGGGCGTCGAGCGGGAACAGACCGCGCCTGCGCAGCAGTTGCGGCTCGCGCCCACGGCCCGCTCGCTCATCGGGACCGCGCGCTGA
- a CDS encoding SDR family oxidoreductase, whose translation MELTGKVALVTGGTSGIGLAAARSLARAGADVVITGRDARRGKNAAHAAQEDGAVRFVPADVADLDSVAELARRSGPVDILVNNAGVFPTSLTVEQSVADYERVFDTHVRGAYFLVAALVPHMRERGGGSIVNVTSLAAHKAIPGASVYSASKAALDSLTRTWAAEFAEGGVRVNSVAPGPTRTEGVLAAWGEEGNEGVAKELGLQRTAASQEIAEAICFLASPRASYITGTTLHVDAGGTVF comes from the coding sequence ATGGAATTGACGGGAAAGGTCGCGCTGGTCACCGGAGGCACTTCCGGTATCGGCCTTGCGGCGGCCCGGTCGCTGGCCCGTGCGGGTGCCGACGTGGTCATCACCGGCCGCGACGCCCGGCGCGGCAAGAACGCGGCGCACGCCGCGCAGGAGGACGGGGCGGTCCGGTTCGTCCCCGCCGACGTGGCCGACCTGGACTCGGTGGCGGAACTGGCGCGCCGGAGCGGTCCGGTGGACATCCTCGTCAACAACGCGGGCGTCTTCCCCACCTCGCTCACCGTCGAGCAGAGCGTGGCGGACTACGAGCGGGTCTTCGACACCCATGTGCGCGGTGCCTACTTCCTGGTCGCCGCGCTCGTGCCGCACATGCGCGAAAGGGGCGGGGGCAGCATCGTCAACGTCACCTCGCTCGCCGCGCACAAGGCGATCCCCGGCGCCTCGGTCTACAGCGCCTCCAAGGCCGCGCTGGACTCGCTGACCCGCACCTGGGCGGCGGAGTTCGCCGAGGGCGGCGTACGGGTCAACAGCGTCGCCCCGGGCCCGACCCGCACCGAAGGCGTCCTCGCCGCATGGGGCGAGGAGGGCAACGAGGGCGTGGCCAAGGAGCTGGGGCTCCAGCGCACGGCCGCGTCCCAGGAGATCGCCGAGGCGATCTGCTTCCTCGCCTCGCCCCGGGCGAGCTACATCACCGGCACCACGCTCCACGTCGACGCCGGAGGCACCGTCTTCTGA
- a CDS encoding LysR family transcriptional regulator produces MDLVGACRAFVSVSERGSFTVGAAAARMSQSVASRRVAALEERFGEPLFERTSRRAVLTPFGRDMLPTARQLVQAADVLLSEAEAARRKPWRLAVPGICPTAALARLVAEAREHEVTLDLRVAPPAQRRELLHAQQVRAALLAVPADEATWSVPLGVATAQDPGVRRVYLETLRLGRGATGPARRVWIQPEDDVPHIRDPLTRLRDALGLRPAQLVAAADLTGAAAEALGGHDLLLCSPAQAAELGLVWRPIGELALSRGFALAAAAEGNPQHLRARLGEAITRCLGAAVQAPVPEGQATAPEIQTINGGIRPRTPEGTRPRTPEGKTT; encoded by the coding sequence GTGGATCTCGTAGGAGCGTGCCGGGCGTTCGTCAGCGTCAGTGAGCGCGGCAGTTTCACCGTGGGAGCGGCGGCGGCCCGCATGTCCCAGTCGGTGGCCAGCCGCCGCGTCGCCGCGCTCGAGGAGCGCTTCGGCGAGCCGCTGTTCGAGCGGACCTCGCGGCGGGCCGTCCTCACGCCCTTCGGCCGGGACATGCTGCCGACGGCGAGGCAGCTGGTGCAGGCCGCGGACGTGCTGCTCAGCGAGGCGGAGGCCGCACGGCGCAAGCCGTGGCGGCTCGCGGTGCCCGGGATCTGCCCCACCGCCGCCCTGGCCCGCCTCGTCGCCGAGGCGCGCGAGCACGAGGTGACGCTCGATCTGCGCGTGGCCCCGCCGGCGCAGCGCCGGGAGCTGCTCCACGCCCAGCAGGTGCGGGCCGCGCTGCTCGCGGTGCCCGCCGACGAGGCCACCTGGTCCGTGCCGCTCGGCGTCGCCACCGCCCAGGACCCCGGCGTGCGGCGCGTCTATCTGGAGACGCTGCGGCTCGGCCGCGGCGCGACGGGCCCGGCCCGCCGCGTCTGGATCCAGCCCGAGGACGACGTGCCGCACATCCGCGACCCGCTGACACGGCTGCGCGACGCGCTGGGCCTGCGGCCCGCGCAGCTCGTCGCCGCGGCGGACCTGACGGGCGCCGCCGCCGAGGCCCTGGGCGGGCACGACCTGCTGCTCTGCTCCCCCGCGCAGGCCGCCGAACTCGGCCTGGTCTGGCGGCCGATCGGCGAGCTCGCGCTCAGCCGGGGGTTCGCGCTCGCCGCCGCGGCGGAGGGCAACCCGCAGCACCTCCGGGCCCGCCTGGGCGAAGCCATCACGCGCTGCCTCGGCGCCGCCGTCCAGGCGCCCGTACCGGAGGGCCAGGCGACCGCACCGGAGATCCAGACGATCAATGGGGGGATCCGCCCCCGCACCCCGGAAGGGACCCGTCCCCGCACCCCGGAAGGGAAGACCACGTGA
- a CDS encoding WYL domain-containing protein — MSAGRLLSVLLLLQSRGRMSARGIADELGVSVRTAYRDLARLQDAGVPVYAEPGRAGGYQLLDGYRTRLTGMSEGEARALFFAGLPGPAADLGLGDEVAAARLKLLAALPEGPRAEAERTAAVFHVDAPSWYREAEETPYLPLFVDAVLTRRAVDVRYRRWRAPQEVRRRLRPYGLVLKSGVWYLVAALTESRVATYRVTQVLDAVPADERFERPDGFDLGAYWAAYVEDFEQRRHTGTATVRLSPRGRRRLPDNAPPEVVRAVEATATPVGDDGWVEAVVPIESVEHARGELLRLGTDVEAVAPAALREAMAATVGALARTYEVG, encoded by the coding sequence ATGTCTGCCGGTCGACTGCTTTCGGTGCTCCTGTTGCTGCAGTCCCGCGGCCGCATGTCCGCGCGCGGGATCGCCGACGAGCTGGGCGTGTCCGTGCGCACCGCCTACCGCGACCTGGCGCGGCTCCAGGACGCCGGTGTCCCGGTGTACGCGGAGCCGGGCCGCGCGGGCGGCTACCAGCTGCTCGACGGCTACCGCACCCGGCTCACCGGCATGAGCGAGGGCGAGGCCCGGGCCCTGTTCTTCGCCGGACTCCCCGGCCCCGCCGCCGACCTGGGCCTGGGCGACGAGGTGGCGGCGGCACGGCTCAAGCTGCTGGCGGCGCTGCCCGAGGGGCCGCGCGCGGAGGCGGAGCGGACCGCGGCGGTCTTCCACGTGGACGCCCCCAGCTGGTACCGGGAGGCCGAGGAGACGCCGTACCTGCCGCTGTTCGTCGACGCGGTGCTCACCCGGCGCGCGGTGGACGTGCGCTACCGCCGCTGGCGCGCGCCGCAGGAGGTGCGGCGCCGGCTGCGCCCCTACGGACTCGTGCTCAAGTCCGGCGTCTGGTACCTGGTGGCCGCCCTCACCGAGAGCCGCGTCGCGACCTACCGGGTCACCCAAGTCCTGGACGCCGTACCGGCCGACGAGCGGTTCGAGCGGCCGGACGGCTTCGACCTCGGCGCCTACTGGGCCGCCTACGTCGAGGACTTCGAGCAGCGGCGCCACACCGGCACGGCCACCGTACGGCTGTCCCCGCGAGGGCGCCGCCGGCTGCCGGACAACGCGCCGCCGGAGGTCGTGCGGGCGGTCGAGGCCACCGCGACGCCGGTCGGCGACGACGGCTGGGTGGAGGCGGTCGTCCCGATCGAGAGCGTCGAGCACGCCCGCGGCGAACTCCTGCGCCTCGGCACCGACGTGGAGGCCGTCGCCCCGGCGGCGCTGCGCGAGGCGATGGCGGCGACGGTGGGCGCGCTCGCCCGGACGTACGAGGTCGGCTGA
- a CDS encoding serine hydrolase → MNPEALLRELRQELSDGGLHGCFLVRDLHTGDELGLEPDTQLPAASLVKIPLALATAERIRRGELDGATALDVRPGRITTPGPTGVSRFRHPARIAIDDLLYLSTSVSDGSAADALFDLTPPARVAAVLDDLGLRGFAVRHDTRELSDTPTERFAAAQAHLAHALAIDAGTSGRGHRLPQLDTTRANTGSARAYVDLLQALWTPSAIHPEVAGRVRELMGNNLIRHRLTPDFSSDATTWSSKTGTLLNLRHEVGVVEHADGQAFAVAALTESLVPASAQPGADALMAQVARSLRDHLRQL, encoded by the coding sequence GTGAACCCCGAGGCGCTCCTGCGCGAGCTGCGCCAAGAGCTGAGCGACGGCGGCCTGCACGGCTGCTTCCTCGTACGGGACCTGCACACCGGTGACGAGCTCGGCCTCGAACCCGACACCCAGCTCCCCGCCGCCTCCCTGGTCAAGATCCCGCTCGCCCTCGCGACGGCGGAGCGCATCCGGCGCGGCGAGCTCGACGGGGCGACGGCGCTCGACGTGCGGCCCGGCCGGATCACCACGCCCGGCCCGACCGGTGTGAGCCGCTTCCGTCACCCCGCCCGCATCGCGATCGACGACCTGCTGTACCTGAGCACGTCCGTGAGCGACGGGTCGGCCGCCGACGCGCTGTTCGACCTCACCCCGCCCGCCCGGGTCGCCGCCGTCCTCGACGACCTCGGCCTGCGCGGCTTCGCCGTCCGGCACGACACGCGCGAGCTGTCCGACACCCCCACGGAGCGCTTCGCCGCCGCGCAGGCCCACCTCGCCCACGCCCTGGCCATCGACGCGGGCACCAGCGGCCGCGGGCACCGTCTTCCGCAGCTCGACACCACCCGCGCCAACACCGGCAGCGCCCGCGCCTACGTCGACCTGCTCCAGGCCCTGTGGACGCCGTCGGCGATCCACCCCGAGGTGGCCGGGCGCGTGCGCGAGCTCATGGGCAACAACCTGATCCGGCACCGGCTCACCCCCGACTTCAGCTCCGACGCGACGACCTGGTCGTCGAAGACCGGCACCCTCCTCAACCTCCGCCACGAGGTCGGCGTGGTCGAGCACGCCGACGGCCAGGCCTTCGCCGTCGCCGCCCTCACCGAGTCCCTGGTCCCGGCCTCCGCCCAGCCCGGCGCCGACGCCCTCATGGCCCAGGTCGCCCGCTCCCTGCGGGACCACCTGCGCCAGCTCTAG